A stretch of Cicer arietinum cultivar CDC Frontier isolate Library 1 chromosome 5, Cicar.CDCFrontier_v2.0, whole genome shotgun sequence DNA encodes these proteins:
- the LOC113786655 gene encoding uncharacterized protein, whose amino-acid sequence MIKSLFLSLPNSESPPHSLCGERVTHDLGADTPKLFVNDLPTTHQYKESITNDLALKKTDGLEMADLTSIKPQNGANSSLFDTPENFGNEKNENWATYPAPERFRSRWLGGWTCKELDSSSLNKNNAKWMPKCLVRETSFLTESAYIVPDDNSRVLEHDPKCVRETSFLTESADIVPDDNSHMLKHDPKRVNETSFLTESVDIVPDESSCVLKHDPKRTISSQLSMHCEGSHNKPDEGVLHSQDMVRCSSLSLIDPLCSVVPCSIASEHDNYKSLIDKDNDTEYFTLLVSDFEVNNCQRISDKNTTLECRDEKIMAILDWKDIPITTSEMVEQMSEKLTRVEHTCLKTYSVILPNQDVNQNYNLTPLSTNQSIGGIDAASLGTRVSESPSASKAADENKIEVNHQHLIDQKSIIQITDDKSDELKASELTHGRSSPINLNHRTRHRLVGPKTDVNNICIEKNIEQYVVPETVVQHQQNNNLNKVQVEGNKFLGGHVRVRKQVHFSDKVEELPQKRNLSKLESSHKRCSSIIAKRQRISKSLTASAPRMKHSLTNHCRGVVNEFIFRDTEFLLTGLSSQKERNLEALIRSSGGVILYDIPSPPNSKSKRSSTLSCLQLPIILCNRKHQQNNNLNKVQVEGNKFLGGHVRVRKQFCSLHFSDKVEELPQKRNLSKLESSHKRCSSIIAKRQRISKSLTASAPRMKHSLTNHCRGVVNEFIFRGTEFLLTGLSSQKERNLEALIRSSGGVILYDIPSPPNSKSKRSSTLSCLQLPIILCNRKLKTIKFLYGCAVGASILKVDWLTDCLATGTILPPEKYMILPNRNGMKWTRIGMAVHHRIQNHIFDRVGIMLHGKHSFCTKFACIIKHGDGRAFKTLQWLVRSIDEERSLVGAIVVEEKASISRHLKSCALELDIPIMPSSWIIKSLYLGKLLPFTEENNTFSLPFVQIPEVRNSVE is encoded by the exons atgatAAAGAGCTTATTTCTCAGCTTGCCAAATTCAGAGTCACCTCCACATTCTTTGTGTGGTGAGAGGGTGACACATGATTTGGGTGCAGACACTCCAAAACTTTTTGTGAATGATCTTCCTACAACTCATCAATACAAAGAGAGTATTACCAATGATTTAGCCCTCAAAAAG ACAGATGGTTTGGAAATGGCTGATCTTACTTCAATCAAGCCACAAAATGGTGCTAACTCTTCACTTTTTGACACTCCTGAAAATTTCG GAAATGAGAAAAATGAGAACTGGGCAACTTACCCAGCTCCAGAAAGATTTAGAAGCCGCTGGTTAGGGGGTTGGACATGTAAG GAATTAGATTCATCTTCATTGAACAAGAACAATGCAAAATGGATGCCAAAGTGTCTTGTCAGAGAGACAAGCTTTCTTACAGAATCTGCATATATTGTTCCAGATGACAACTCTCGTGTGCTAGAACATGATCCCAAGTGTGTCAGAGAGACAAGCTTTCTTACAGAGTCTGCAGATATTGTTCCAGATGACAACTCACATATGCTGAAACATGACCCCAAGCGTGTCAACGAGACAAGCTTTCTTACAGAATCTGTAGATATTGTTCCAGATGAGAGCTCATGTGTGTTGAAACATGACCCCAAACGTACCATTAGTTCTCAGCTAAGTATGCATTGTGAAGGTTCTCACAATAAACCCGATGAGGGTGTATTGCATTCTCAAGATATGGTCAGATGTTCTAGTCTATCGCTGATTGATCCTCTTTGTTCAGTTGTTCCATGTAGCATTGCTTCAGAACATGACAATTACAAAAGTCTTATTGACAAAGACAATGATACCGAGTATTTTACCCTGTTAGTCTCTGACTTTGAGGTGAACAATTGTCAAAGGATCTCAGATAAGAATACAACATTGGAATGTAGAGATGAGAAAATCATGGCTATACTAGATTGGAAAGATATTCCAATTACTACATCAGAGATGGTTGAACAAATGTCTGAGAAGTTAACCAGGGTTGAGCATACATGTCTTAAGACTTATAGCGTGATTTTACCAAACCAAGATGTTAACCAAAACTATAATTTGACACCACTTTCAACTAATCAGAGTATCGGTGGAATTGATGCTGCATCTTTGGGCACAAGGGTTTCAGAGTCTCCCTCTGCATCAAAGGCCGCCgatgaaaacaaaattgaagtGAATCATCAACATTTGATTGATCAAAAGTCAATTATACAAATTACCGATGACAAGAGTGATGAGTTAAAAGCCTCAGAACTGACACATGGGAGGAGCTCGCCTATTAATCTAAACCATAGGACACGCCACCGCTTGGTGGGACCTAAAACTgatgtaaataatatttgtatagaGAAAAATATAGAGCAATATGTAGTACCGGAAACTGTTGTTCAGCATCAACAGAACAATAACCTTAATAAGGTACAAGTCGAGGGCAACAAATTCCTTGGTGGACATGTTAGAGTCAGAAAGCAAGTACATTTCTCAGATAAAGTGGAGGAGCTTCCTCAGAAAAGGAATTTGTCAAAGTTGGAATCTTCGCATAAAAGAT GTTCGTCTATTATAGCAAAAAGGCAACGGATTTCAAAGTCGTTGACTGCTTCTGCACCTCGTATGAAACATTCTTTGACAAATCATTGCAGAGGTGTAGTGAATGAATTCATATTTCGAGATACCGAGTTCCTCCTCACTGGATTATCTAGTCAGAAAGAAAGGAACCTGGAGGCACTTATAAGGAGTTCTGGTGGGGTGATTCTTTATGATATTCCCTCTCCACCAAATTCAAAGAGCAAAAGAAGTTCAACCCTATCTTGCTTGCAACTTCCCATTATTCTATGTAACAGAAAG CATCAACAGAACAATAACCTTAATAAGGTACAAGTCGAGGGCAACAAATTCCTTGGTGGACATGTTAGAGTCAGAAAGCAA TTCTGTTCGTTACATTTCTCAGATAAAGTGGAGGAGCTTCCTCAGAAAAGGAATTTGTCAAAGTTGGAATCTTCGCATAAAAGAT GTTCGTCTATTATAGCAAAAAGGCAACGGATTTCAAAGTCGTTGACTGCTTCTGCACCTCGTATGAAACATTCTTTGACAAATCATTGCAGAGGTGTAGTGAATGAATTCATATTTCGAGGTACCGAGTTCCTCCTCACTGGATTATCTAGTCAGAAAGAAAGGAACCTGGAGGCACTTATAAGGAGTTCTGGTGGGGTGATTCTTTATGATATTCCCTCTCCACCAAATTCAAAGAGCAAAAGAAGTTCAACCCTATCTTGCTTGCAACTTCCCATTATTCTATGTAACAGAAAG ctcaaaacaatcaaattctTGTATGGCTGTGCTGTTGGAGCCTCAATACTAAAAGTTGACTGGCTAACTGATTGTCTTGCAACTGGAACTATTTTGCCACCTGAAAA ATACATGATTCTTCCAAATCGAAATGGCATGAAGTGGACAAGAATTGGAATGGCAGTTCATCACAGaatccaaaatcatatttttgataGAGTAGGCATTATGCTTCACGGGAAGCACAGTTTCTGCACTAAATTCGCATGTATCATCAAG